One genomic window of Ziziphus jujuba cultivar Dongzao chromosome 4, ASM3175591v1 includes the following:
- the LOC107415914 gene encoding pentatricopeptide repeat-containing protein At5g56310-like isoform X1 codes for MVLPPNQKLCLQSLNLADTLATMAQSCSSMRHLKQIHAHAILTNLHHHRIVLAKIFRFAAVSPSGDLHYAYRLFSQMPNPNTFFYNTLIRGYSKSFSPSYSVHLFNQMRLNSVDPDEFTLTFLLKSRSRMKIDLPLVMESDEIHGVVLKFGFCSHLFVNNALIHLYAARGVPSAARRVFAETVDVDVVSWSGLVVAHVRAGELEYAQHVFDRMPERDVVSWTAMISGYSKAKRSREALDLFWDMRDAGVRPDEVTMVGVITACTNLGDLETGTEIHRYIEDNGCGWMVSLCNALIDLYAKCGYMDGAWQVFRNMNRKSLITWNSIISACANHGNADDAFSLYESMVNSGIQPDGITFLALLVAYTHKGLVDEGYRLFESMQKDYGIEASIEHYGCMVDMLGKAGRLEEAYQLITSMPIPSNDAVWGALLAACRTHGNVDMAERVVKRLLELKPDEGGYYILLRDIYVAAGRTEEANEMRHAMMINGARKNPGCSWMGA; via the coding sequence ATGGTGCTCCCGCCAAACCAGAAGCTATGTCTTCAAAGCTTGAATCTTGCAGATACCTTGGCAACCATGGCCCAGTCCTGCTCCTCCATGAGACACCTCAAGCAAATCCACGCCCACGCAATCCTCACAAACCTCCATCACCACCGCATCGTTCTCGCCAAGATCTTCCGTTTCGCTGCTGTCTCACCTTCCGGCGATTTGCACTATGCTTACCGCCTGTTCTCTCAAATGCCCAACCCAAACACGTTCTTCTATAACACTCTCATACGAGGTTATTCCAAGAGCTTTTCGCCTTCCTATTCGGTTCATTTGTTCAATCAGATGAGGCTGAATTCCGTAGACCCAGATGAGTTTACACTCACATTCCTGCTGAAATCGCGGTCAAGGATGAAAATCGATCTCCCTTTGGTTATGGAGTCCGATGAGATTCATGGGGTTGTTTTGAAGTTTGGATTTTGCTCTCATTTGTTTGTGAATAATGCTTTGATTCATTTGTATGCAGCGAGAGGGGTACCCAGCGCAGCTAGACGAGTGTTTGCTGAGACAGTGGATGTGGATGTTGTTTCATGGTCGGGTTTGGTAGTGGCACATGTGAGAGCTGGAGAATTGGAATATGCGCAACATGTATTTGATCGAATGCCCGAGAGAGATGTCGTTTCTTGGACTGCCATGATTTCTGGGTATTCAAAAGCAAAGCGATCGAGGGAGGCACTTGATTTGTTTTGGGATATGAGGGATGCAGGAGTGAGACCAGACGAGGTCACCATGGTGGGTGTAATCACGGCATGTACAAATTTGGGAGATTTGGAAACTGGGACAGAAATTCACCGATATATTGAAGATAACGGGTGTGGGTGGATGGTTTCGCTTTGCAATGCTTTGATCGACTTGTATGCAAAATGTGGATACATGGATGGCGCTTGGCAAGTGTTCAGAAACATGAACAGGAAGAGCTTGATCACTTGGAATTCGATCATCTCAGCTTGCGCAAACCATGGCAATGCAGATGATGCATTTAGTTTGTATGAAAGCATGGTCAACTCTGGTATTCAACCTGATGGGATCACCTTTTTAGCCCTATTAGTCGCTTACACACACAAGGGATTGGTGGATGAAGGTTACAGACTATTTGAGAGCATGCAAAAGGACTATGGAATTGAGGCAAGTATTGAGCATTATGGATGCATGGTAGACATGTTGGGCAAGGCAGGTCGGCTTGAAGAAGCATATCAATTAATAACTAGCATGCCAATACCAAGCAATGATGCTGTTTGGGGAGCACTGCTTGCAGCTTGCAGAACTCATGGTAATGTAGATATGGCGGAGAGAGTTGTGAAACGATTGCTAGAGTTGAAACCAGATGAGGGAGGATACTATATCCTCCTTCGTGATATTTATGTTGCTGCAGGACGGACAGAGGAGGCAAATGAGATGAGGCATGCCATGATGATCAATGGTGCAAGAAAGAATCCTGGTTGCAGTTGGATGGGAGCATAA
- the LOC107415914 gene encoding pentatricopeptide repeat-containing protein At1g74630-like isoform X2, with protein sequence MVLPPNQKLCLQSLNLADTLATMAQSCSSMRHLKQIHAHAILTNLHHHRIVLAKIFRFAAVSPSGDLHYAYRLFSQMPNPNTFFYNTLIRARGVPSAARRVFAETVDVDVVSWSGLVVAHVRAGELEYAQHVFDRMPERDVVSWTAMISGYSKAKRSREALDLFWDMRDAGVRPDEVTMVGVITACTNLGDLETGTEIHRYIEDNGCGWMVSLCNALIDLYAKCGYMDGAWQVFRNMNRKSLITWNSIISACANHGNADDAFSLYESMVNSGIQPDGITFLALLVAYTHKGLVDEGYRLFESMQKDYGIEASIEHYGCMVDMLGKAGRLEEAYQLITSMPIPSNDAVWGALLAACRTHGNVDMAERVVKRLLELKPDEGGYYILLRDIYVAAGRTEEANEMRHAMMINGARKNPGCSWMGA encoded by the exons ATGGTGCTCCCGCCAAACCAGAAGCTATGTCTTCAAAGCTTGAATCTTGCAGATACCTTGGCAACCATGGCCCAGTCCTGCTCCTCCATGAGACACCTCAAGCAAATCCACGCCCACGCAATCCTCACAAACCTCCATCACCACCGCATCGTTCTCGCCAAGATCTTCCGTTTCGCTGCTGTCTCACCTTCCGGCGATTTGCACTATGCTTACCGCCTGTTCTCTCAAATGCCCAACCCAAACACGTTCTTCTATAACACTCTCATACGAG CGAGAGGGGTACCCAGCGCAGCTAGACGAGTGTTTGCTGAGACAGTGGATGTGGATGTTGTTTCATGGTCGGGTTTGGTAGTGGCACATGTGAGAGCTGGAGAATTGGAATATGCGCAACATGTATTTGATCGAATGCCCGAGAGAGATGTCGTTTCTTGGACTGCCATGATTTCTGGGTATTCAAAAGCAAAGCGATCGAGGGAGGCACTTGATTTGTTTTGGGATATGAGGGATGCAGGAGTGAGACCAGACGAGGTCACCATGGTGGGTGTAATCACGGCATGTACAAATTTGGGAGATTTGGAAACTGGGACAGAAATTCACCGATATATTGAAGATAACGGGTGTGGGTGGATGGTTTCGCTTTGCAATGCTTTGATCGACTTGTATGCAAAATGTGGATACATGGATGGCGCTTGGCAAGTGTTCAGAAACATGAACAGGAAGAGCTTGATCACTTGGAATTCGATCATCTCAGCTTGCGCAAACCATGGCAATGCAGATGATGCATTTAGTTTGTATGAAAGCATGGTCAACTCTGGTATTCAACCTGATGGGATCACCTTTTTAGCCCTATTAGTCGCTTACACACACAAGGGATTGGTGGATGAAGGTTACAGACTATTTGAGAGCATGCAAAAGGACTATGGAATTGAGGCAAGTATTGAGCATTATGGATGCATGGTAGACATGTTGGGCAAGGCAGGTCGGCTTGAAGAAGCATATCAATTAATAACTAGCATGCCAATACCAAGCAATGATGCTGTTTGGGGAGCACTGCTTGCAGCTTGCAGAACTCATGGTAATGTAGATATGGCGGAGAGAGTTGTGAAACGATTGCTAGAGTTGAAACCAGATGAGGGAGGATACTATATCCTCCTTCGTGATATTTATGTTGCTGCAGGACGGACAGAGGAGGCAAATGAGATGAGGCATGCCATGATGATCAATGGTGCAAGAAAGAATCCTGGTTGCAGTTGGATGGGAGCATAA
- the LOC107415916 gene encoding transmembrane emp24 domain-containing protein p24delta7 produces the protein MSTANFVIVLMLGLMCTASQSMRFDLQSGTTKCISEEIKNNAMTLGKYSVDNPHDGSPIPETHKLTVRVSSPQGNNYHYADHVDSGTFAFTAAETGDYTTCFWAPDHKPSTTVTVDFDWRTGVAAKDWSKVAKKGQIEVMELELKKLYDTVASIHDEMFYLREREEEMQQLNRATNSKMATFSFLSLVVCLSVAGLQLWHLKTFFERKKLL, from the exons atgtcaaCAGCTAATTTTGTGATAGTTTTGATGTTAGGTTTGATGTGCACAGCTTCGCAATCGATGCGGTTCGACCTCCAATCGGGGACCACCAAATGCATATCGGAGGAGATTAAGAACAATGCCATGACTTTGGGCAAGTACAGTGTTGATAATCCTCATGATGGGTCTCCTATTCCCGAAACCCACAAGCTCACTGTCAGG GTGAGTTCACCTCAGGGGAACAATTATCACTATGCAGATCACGTGGATTCGGGTACTTTCGCATTTACTGCGGCGGAAACTGGTGATTATACGACTTGCTTTTGGGCTCCTGACCACAAGCCTTCAACGACCGTGACTGTAGATTTTGATTGGAGAACGGGTGTGGCTGCTAAAGACTGGTCTAAAGTTGCCAAGAAAGGACAGATCGAA GTAATGGAACTTGAGTTGAAGAAGTTGTATGACACTGTGGCATCCATCCATGATGAGATGTTTTATCTCCGTGAGAG GGAGGAAGAAATGCAACAACTGAACAGGGCAACCAACTCCAAGATGGCCACATTTAGCTTCCTCTCCCTTGTAGTTTGCCTGTCGGTTGCTGGTTTGCAATTGTGGCATCTCAAGACATTCTTTGAGAGGAAGAAGCTTCTGTAG